Proteins encoded by one window of Microcoleus sp. FACHB-68:
- a CDS encoding nitrate reductase yields the protein MSESIKTLCPYCGVGCGLEVSPPAQANKPTNRDAQGNPLWKVQGDRNHPSSQGMVCVKGATIAESLGKDRLLHPMVRDSLDQPFQRVSWDEAFDRIVNRIQKIRSKRGADAICFYGSGQLQTEDYYTAQKLLKGCIGTNNFDANSRLCMSSAVAAYIQSFGYDGPPCCYDDLELTDCAFLIGTNTAECHPIIFNRLRKHHKKNKNVKLIVVDPRRTTTAEAADLHLAIHPGTDIDLMNGIAHLLMRWGYIDTTFIDECTSGFPDYAEVIRHYPPELVARKCGIRMDDLETAARYWGESGRVLSLWSMGVNQSSEGTAKARTIINLHLMTAQIGKPGAGPFSLTGQPNAMGGREAGGLSLLLPGYRFVTNPQHRQEVEQFWNLPPGQIAPKPGRSAWDIITGLEDREVEFLWVVATNPLVSMPDLERTKAAMSRSPFTVYSEAYYPTETAAYAHVLLPAAQWSEKSGTMTNSERVVTLCPAFRTPPGEAKADWEVFAEVGRRLGFSQQFAFKNAAEVYAEYVQLTRNRPCDQTGISHSRLKTEGPMQWPCPKEERENLGFTSLHRSPAASSKRLYTDLRFHTPDGRARFGAYHSKGLAEPPDPDYPFVLTNGRLYGHWHTLTRTGRIEKTAAMHPNPFLEIHPRDAQKLGIQENDWVEVRSRRGKARFPAKITKAITAGTLFVPIHWGFLWAEDAEANALTHPVFCPQSKQPELKACAVQLVPVGAQTAGVEVEVQPGVLSPVASL from the coding sequence ATGAGTGAATCAATTAAAACTCTCTGCCCCTACTGCGGTGTTGGTTGCGGTTTAGAAGTTTCGCCGCCGGCGCAAGCGAACAAACCCACAAATCGGGATGCTCAAGGAAATCCGCTTTGGAAAGTACAAGGAGATCGCAACCATCCTTCCAGTCAAGGCATGGTTTGTGTTAAAGGTGCAACCATTGCCGAATCTTTAGGAAAAGACCGGCTGCTTCACCCAATGGTGCGAGACTCCCTTGATCAACCCTTCCAACGTGTAAGTTGGGATGAAGCCTTTGATCGGATTGTCAATCGCATCCAAAAGATTCGCAGCAAGCGAGGCGCAGATGCCATCTGTTTTTATGGTTCTGGGCAACTGCAAACGGAGGATTATTACACCGCGCAAAAACTCTTAAAAGGCTGTATTGGCACCAATAACTTTGATGCCAACTCCCGCCTGTGTATGTCGAGTGCGGTAGCGGCTTACATCCAAAGTTTTGGCTACGATGGCCCGCCCTGCTGCTACGACGATTTGGAACTAACCGATTGTGCGTTTTTAATTGGCACCAATACCGCAGAATGTCATCCCATTATCTTCAACCGGCTACGAAAACATCACAAAAAAAATAAGAATGTCAAATTAATTGTCGTCGATCCTCGCCGCACTACGACAGCAGAAGCCGCAGATTTACATTTAGCCATTCACCCTGGTACTGATATCGATTTAATGAATGGCATCGCCCATTTATTAATGCGTTGGGGTTACATCGACACCACATTTATTGACGAATGCACCAGCGGTTTTCCCGACTATGCAGAAGTCATTCGCCACTATCCCCCGGAACTGGTTGCCAGAAAATGTGGCATCCGCATGGATGATCTGGAAACGGCAGCCCGTTACTGGGGCGAATCTGGGCGCGTTTTGTCTTTATGGTCGATGGGGGTAAATCAGTCGAGTGAGGGAACGGCTAAAGCCCGCACGATTATTAATTTGCACCTGATGACCGCTCAAATTGGCAAACCTGGGGCAGGGCCATTTTCCCTCACCGGCCAGCCAAATGCAATGGGCGGACGGGAAGCCGGCGGGCTTTCTCTCCTGCTTCCGGGATACCGTTTTGTCACCAATCCCCAACACCGGCAGGAAGTTGAGCAGTTTTGGAATCTACCACCGGGGCAAATTGCGCCGAAACCGGGCCGTTCTGCGTGGGATATCATCACCGGCTTAGAAGATAGGGAAGTGGAATTTCTCTGGGTTGTGGCAACCAACCCCTTGGTGAGTATGCCCGATTTAGAGCGCACGAAAGCAGCGATGAGCCGGTCACCGTTCACCGTCTATTCTGAGGCTTACTACCCCACGGAAACCGCTGCTTATGCCCACGTTTTGCTGCCGGCAGCCCAGTGGAGCGAAAAAAGCGGCACGATGACCAATTCTGAACGCGTCGTTACCCTATGTCCGGCATTTCGCACCCCACCGGGAGAAGCGAAAGCAGACTGGGAAGTGTTTGCAGAAGTTGGCCGCCGGTTGGGCTTTTCTCAGCAGTTTGCCTTCAAAAATGCCGCAGAAGTTTATGCAGAATACGTGCAGTTAACACGCAATCGTCCCTGCGATCAAACCGGCATCAGTCACAGCCGGTTGAAAACAGAAGGCCCAATGCAATGGCCATGCCCGAAAGAAGAGAGGGAGAATTTGGGTTTCACCTCATTGCATCGTTCCCCGGCGGCTTCATCTAAGCGGCTTTACACCGATTTACGCTTCCACACCCCTGATGGACGGGCGCGATTTGGGGCTTATCATTCCAAAGGATTGGCGGAACCCCCCGATCCCGACTATCCTTTTGTCTTGACAAATGGCCGGCTTTACGGCCACTGGCACACCCTGACGCGCACAGGGCGAATTGAAAAGACGGCAGCAATGCACCCCAACCCGTTTCTTGAAATTCATCCCCGTGATGCTCAAAAACTTGGCATTCAGGAGAATGATTGGGTTGAGGTGCGATCACGTCGCGGAAAAGCTCGTTTCCCGGCAAAAATCACAAAAGCAATTACTGCCGGCACTTTATTTGTACCGATACACTGGGGTTTTTTATGGGCAGAGGATGCTGAAGCAAACGCCCTTACCCATCCAGTCTTTTGCCCGCAGTCGAAACAACCGGAATTAAAAGCTTGTGCGGTGCAGTTAGTGCCGGTTGGCGCACAGACTGCCGGTGTTGAGGTTGAAGTGCAACCGGGTGTGCTCTCTCCAGTTGCCTCTTTATAA
- a CDS encoding nitrate reductase associated protein yields MTEFFQFEEDFVESLRCIPMQVRLKLDTCGVKLKLPHWHKFNQEERQALVDRPCTTPADIQTYRDWLHDLVVKSTGTPASDLPVEENPAWMDEKTVPASVQEKAEECGVNLLPAQWASLTPLRRFALIKLSRSGHENNNFLPALKEFNLI; encoded by the coding sequence ATGACTGAGTTTTTTCAATTTGAAGAAGATTTTGTAGAGTCCCTGCGCTGCATCCCCATGCAGGTACGTCTCAAGTTAGATACCTGTGGAGTCAAGTTGAAACTTCCTCACTGGCACAAGTTTAACCAGGAAGAACGTCAAGCGCTAGTAGATCGTCCTTGCACAACACCGGCAGACATTCAAACTTACCGAGATTGGCTGCACGATTTGGTTGTGAAAAGCACCGGCACACCAGCATCTGATTTGCCGGTTGAGGAAAATCCGGCTTGGATGGATGAAAAAACAGTGCCGGCAAGTGTTCAGGAAAAGGCAGAAGAATGTGGCGTGAATTTACTGCCGGCGCAATGGGCTTCCCTGACTCCGTTGCGGCGATTTGCCTTAATCAAACTCAGCCGTTCAGGACATGAAAATAATAACTTCTTGCCGGCACTTAAGGAATTTAACTTAATTTAA
- a CDS encoding ferredoxin--nitrite reductase has product MTSATAPAKNVNKFERFKAEKDGLALKDELDYFAKIGWEAIDEIDRDARLKWLGLFYRTVTPGKFMMRMRTANGILPSSHMRVYAEVVQRYGDEGNADITTRQNMQLRGIRIEDVPDIFRRFHQYGMTSIQTGMDNVRNVTGSPLAGLEADELIDTRGLCRAVQDMITGMGKGNPQFTNLPRKFNIAIAGCRDNSVHAETNDLAFIPAYKEEGEHQIGFNIIVGGMFSPKRYIEAIPLNAWVPPEDVVDVCEAVLLVFRNHGLRANRQKSRLMYLIDEWGVEKFREEVEKQLGHSLEPAAKKDEVNWDKRDHIGVLKQKQPGLNYVGLHVPIGRLYAEEMFEIARIADVYGSGEIRLTVEQNLLIPNIPDSRMEAFLKEPVLQERFTINPDNVSRWLVSCTGSQFCGFALIETKNRALAMIKALEAELTLPKPVRIHWTGCPNSCGQPQVADIGLMGTKGRKNGKVVEATDIWMGGKVGKDAHLGERIMQGIPCEDLMPVLRNLLIENFGAQPRQSEYYKPPIAMAEIEGENSDE; this is encoded by the coding sequence ATGACAAGCGCAACCGCGCCGGCTAAAAATGTTAACAAATTTGAAAGATTTAAAGCTGAAAAAGATGGTTTAGCACTCAAAGACGAGCTAGACTATTTTGCAAAGATTGGGTGGGAAGCAATTGATGAAATTGATCGGGACGCCCGATTAAAATGGTTAGGTTTGTTTTATCGCACCGTCACACCGGGTAAATTCATGATGCGGATGCGAACCGCCAATGGTATATTACCCAGCAGTCACATGAGAGTGTACGCTGAAGTGGTGCAACGCTACGGCGATGAAGGCAACGCTGACATCACCACGCGACAAAATATGCAACTTCGGGGAATTCGGATTGAAGATGTTCCCGATATTTTTCGCCGGTTTCACCAGTACGGAATGACAAGTATTCAAACCGGCATGGATAATGTACGGAATGTAACAGGTTCCCCTCTTGCTGGACTTGAAGCCGATGAATTAATTGATACGCGAGGCTTGTGCCGTGCGGTTCAAGATATGATCACCGGCATGGGAAAAGGCAATCCGCAATTTACAAATTTACCCCGGAAATTTAATATTGCAATTGCCGGCTGTCGGGATAATTCTGTTCATGCGGAAACCAATGATCTTGCCTTTATTCCCGCTTATAAAGAAGAGGGAGAGCATCAAATTGGCTTTAATATTATTGTGGGCGGGATGTTTTCTCCGAAGCGGTATATTGAAGCAATTCCCCTCAATGCTTGGGTTCCTCCTGAAGATGTGGTTGACGTTTGTGAAGCCGTTTTACTCGTATTTCGTAACCACGGATTAAGGGCAAATCGGCAAAAATCGCGGCTGATGTATCTCATTGATGAATGGGGAGTTGAAAAGTTTCGCGAAGAAGTCGAAAAACAACTCGGTCATTCCCTAGAACCGGCAGCGAAAAAAGATGAAGTAAATTGGGATAAACGCGATCATATTGGCGTTTTAAAACAAAAACAACCCGGACTAAATTATGTAGGGTTGCACGTTCCCATCGGGCGCTTATATGCCGAGGAAATGTTTGAAATTGCCCGGATTGCTGATGTCTATGGCAGTGGGGAAATTCGCCTAACCGTTGAGCAAAATTTACTGATTCCGAATATTCCCGATTCGCGTATGGAAGCGTTCTTAAAAGAACCTGTCCTGCAAGAGCGTTTTACCATCAATCCAGATAACGTTTCGCGCTGGTTAGTTTCTTGCACCGGCAGTCAATTTTGCGGCTTTGCCCTGATAGAAACTAAAAATCGCGCTTTAGCCATGATCAAAGCATTGGAAGCAGAATTAACCCTGCCCAAACCCGTGCGAATTCACTGGACAGGTTGCCCGAATTCCTGCGGACAACCGCAAGTTGCGGACATTGGTTTAATGGGGACAAAAGGACGCAAAAACGGTAAAGTTGTGGAAGCGACAGACATTTGGATGGGCGGAAAAGTTGGGAAAGACGCCCATTTAGGTGAACGGATCATGCAAGGAATTCCTTGTGAAGATTTGATGCCGGTGTTGCGAAATTTGCTGATAGAAAACTTTGGCGCACAACCCAGGCAATCAGAATATTACAAACCGCCGATTGCAATGGCAGAAATAGAAGGGGAAAACAGTGATGAGTGA
- a CDS encoding nitrate reductase has protein sequence MTESTKTLCPYCGVGCGLEVSPPAVAGKPTHRDSKGNPTWKVQGDRSHPSSQGMVCVKGATIAESLGKDRLKYPMMRDSLDQPFQRVSWDEALNAIANRIQTLRFTQGPESICMYGSGQFQTEDYYIAQKLLKGCLGTNNFDANSRLCMSSAVSGYIQSFGSDGPPCCYEDLDETDCAFLIGTNTAECHPIIFNRLRKHHKKNPNVKMIVVDPRRTTTAEAADLHLAIQPGTDIDLMNGMAHLLMRWGYIDSAFIDECTANFPDYAEVIAQYPPEMVARRCGIRMDELETAARYWGESQRVLSLWSMGVNQSSEGTAKVRTIINLHLMTAQIGKPGAGPFSLTGQPNAMGGREAGGLCHILPGYRLVKNPQHRAELEQLWGLPAGQIAAERGLTAWEMITGLETGEVGFLWVAATNPAVSMPDLERTKAALLRSPFTVYQDAYYPTETAEYAHVLLPAAQWSEKTGTMTNSERVVTLCPAFREPPGSARPDWEIFAEVGRRLGFTKQFSFANSAEVHAEFVKVTKSRPCDMSGLNYSRLQAEGPIQWPCPEEAGENGGLSTLPRSQKASAKRLYTDFRFNTPDRRARFGAFHSKGLAEPPDPDYPFVLTTGRLYGHWHTLTRTGRIEKTGAMHPNPFIEIHPRDAQKLGIQENVCVEVRSRRGFARFPAKITKAIAPGTLFVPMHWGFLWADNAEANALTHPESCPDSLQPELKACAVQLVPISAEPVCSEPAHQSVLPSRSASLSV, from the coding sequence ATGACTGAATCAACTAAAACCCTCTGTCCTTATTGTGGTGTTGGCTGTGGCTTAGAAGTTTCGCCGCCAGCAGTGGCCGGTAAGCCGACGCATCGAGACAGTAAAGGCAATCCCACATGGAAAGTCCAGGGGGATCGATCTCACCCGTCCAGTCAGGGAATGGTCTGTGTTAAGGGTGCGACAATTGCCGAATCTTTAGGAAAAGACCGGCTGAAGTATCCCATGATGCGCGACTCCCTTGATCAACCCTTTCAGCGCGTCAGTTGGGATGAAGCCCTCAACGCTATCGCCAATCGCATCCAAACCCTTCGCTTCACTCAAGGGCCAGAATCCATCTGTATGTACGGTTCCGGCCAGTTTCAAACCGAGGACTACTACATCGCCCAAAAACTGCTGAAAGGCTGTTTGGGCACCAATAATTTTGATGCCAACTCCCGCCTGTGTATGTCCAGTGCGGTTTCTGGCTATATTCAAAGCTTTGGCTCCGATGGCCCACCTTGCTGCTACGAAGATTTAGACGAGACAGACTGTGCCTTTTTAATTGGCACCAACACTGCAGAGTGTCACCCAATTATCTTTAACCGGCTGCGGAAACACCACAAAAAGAACCCCAACGTGAAAATGATTGTGGTCGATCCCCGCCGCACCACGACCGCAGAAGCCGCAGATTTACACCTCGCCATTCAACCGGGAACCGATATCGATTTAATGAATGGCATGGCCCATTTATTAATGCGCTGGGGTTATATCGATAGCGCCTTTATTGACGAATGCACGGCGAACTTCCCAGATTATGCAGAGGTAATCGCCCAATATCCCCCGGAAATGGTCGCCAGACGCTGTGGCATCCGCATGGATGAGCTAGAAACAGCAGCGCGTTACTGGGGCGAGTCCCAGCGCGTTTTGTCTTTATGGTCGATGGGGGTCAACCAGTCCTCGGAAGGAACCGCCAAGGTGCGAACCATCATCAATTTGCATCTGATGACCGCTCAAATTGGCAAACCGGGAGCTGGGCCATTTTCCCTCACCGGCCAGCCAAATGCAATGGGCGGACGGGAAGCCGGCGGACTTTGCCACATCTTACCGGGTTATCGTTTAGTAAAAAATCCTCAACACCGAGCTGAGCTTGAACAATTGTGGGGACTGCCTGCCGGCCAAATTGCGGCGGAACGAGGTCTTACTGCTTGGGAAATGATCACCGGCTTGGAAACGGGTGAGGTCGGCTTCTTGTGGGTTGCCGCCACTAATCCAGCCGTGAGTATGCCAGATTTGGAGCGCACCAAGGCGGCGCTGCTTCGCTCTCCCTTCACGGTTTATCAGGACGCTTACTATCCCACTGAAACCGCCGAATACGCTCACGTCTTGTTGCCGGCAGCCCAGTGGAGCGAGAAAACCGGCACCATGACCAACTCTGAGCGAGTCGTTACCTTGTGTCCCGCATTTCGTGAACCCCCCGGTTCGGCTCGGCCTGACTGGGAAATTTTTGCAGAAGTAGGCCGCCGGTTAGGCTTCACGAAACAGTTTAGTTTTGCAAATTCCGCTGAAGTTCATGCTGAGTTCGTTAAGGTAACAAAAAGTCGTCCTTGTGATATGTCTGGCTTAAATTACAGCCGGCTACAGGCAGAAGGCCCAATTCAGTGGCCCTGCCCGGAAGAAGCGGGGGAGAATGGTGGTTTGTCCACTTTGCCGCGTTCCCAGAAAGCTTCAGCGAAACGTCTTTACACCGATTTCCGGTTTAATACGCCGGATAGACGGGCGCGATTTGGGGCTTTTCATTCCAAAGGACTGGCGGAACCCCCCGATCCCGACTATCCGTTTGTCTTAACAACCGGCCGGCTTTATGGACATTGGCACACCCTGACGCGCACGGGGCGGATTGAAAAGACGGGAGCAATGCACCCCAACCCGTTTATCGAAATTCATCCCCGTGATGCCCAAAAACTCGGCATTCAGGAAAACGTTTGTGTGGAAGTGCGATCCCGCCGTGGCTTTGCTCGTTTCCCAGCAAAAATTACCAAAGCCATTGCCCCCGGCACCTTATTTGTGCCGATGCACTGGGGTTTCTTGTGGGCAGATAATGCAGAGGCAAACGCCCTTACCCATCCCGAATCTTGTCCCGACTCTCTGCAACCGGAATTAAAAGCCTGTGCGGTGCAGTTAGTGCCGATTTCTGCTGAGCCTGTTTGCTCTGAGCCGGCACACCAATCTGTTTTACCCAGTCGATCTGCATCTCTTTCTGTGTGA
- a CDS encoding PsbP-related protein — protein sequence MKLKLLLAIVVTNLVILNAFPLPAQQGISTSFAQNSAEVKNWQPYQIPNEFSIRYPSSWFLERSPQPAGATPRELLIITNLKPTLGGGRVPANLIKTDVAIEPDAFETVVNQMLESVEPGTRLTRRGKTKVGGREALRLWFAGANTNTIITLIRYNANETLSLKSYYQKNNSAIPIIQSIHGSVRAIE from the coding sequence ATGAAACTCAAACTTTTGCTGGCAATCGTCGTCACAAATTTAGTTATTTTAAACGCTTTCCCGCTGCCGGCTCAACAGGGAATTAGCACAAGTTTTGCTCAAAATAGTGCTGAAGTAAAAAACTGGCAACCTTATCAAATTCCCAATGAATTTTCAATTCGATACCCATCAAGCTGGTTTTTAGAAAGAAGTCCGCAACCTGCCGGCGCAACGCCTAGAGAATTGCTCATTATCACCAATCTAAAACCAACGCTTGGCGGTGGCAGGGTTCCTGCCAATTTAATTAAGACTGATGTTGCCATTGAACCTGATGCGTTTGAAACAGTTGTCAATCAAATGCTCGAATCTGTTGAACCCGGAACTCGGCTAACTCGCAGAGGGAAAACGAAAGTAGGGGGGCGGGAAGCCTTAAGACTTTGGTTTGCCGGCGCAAACACCAACACAATTATTACTTTAATTCGTTACAACGCGAACGAAACACTTTCTCTGAAAAGTTACTATCAAAAAAATAACTCAGCGATTCCAATTATTCAAAGCATTCATGGTTCTGTTCGAGCGATTGAGTGA
- a CDS encoding Crp/Fnr family transcriptional regulator, translated as MYPRYQSASALTNSFLGALPDAEYQRLSPHLKKVSLRQGQVLHEAGSPPQSVYFLTEGIASLTLGSVEGKEIELSIVGDEGILGERAIFASNGLQLIRCVMITKGWGYKMPPDLFKKEFNRGGVLQQLVLSRLESRIIETSQTALCNQMHALDQRLCRWLLTFADRLHNEEMAITQELASQMLGVRRAGVTVAAALLRDAGLIECSRGRITIVDRVGLENQVCECYEVIKKATGPSGFEGRKDAESGRRPDSVQRKNQTPTASTMQSAS; from the coding sequence ATGTACCCAAGATATCAAAGTGCTTCTGCTCTCACAAACTCGTTTTTGGGTGCCTTGCCTGATGCAGAATATCAAAGGCTCTCGCCTCACTTAAAAAAAGTGTCTCTGCGTCAGGGTCAAGTTCTGCATGAAGCCGGCTCACCTCCCCAGAGCGTTTACTTTCTCACTGAGGGCATCGCGTCTTTAACACTGGGCAGTGTGGAAGGTAAAGAAATAGAGTTGAGCATCGTCGGAGACGAAGGTATCCTGGGCGAAAGAGCAATTTTTGCAAGCAATGGCTTGCAGTTGATTCGATGCGTGATGATTACCAAAGGTTGGGGTTATAAGATGCCCCCAGACCTATTCAAAAAAGAGTTCAACCGAGGTGGTGTGCTGCAACAGTTGGTGTTGAGCCGGTTAGAATCGCGGATTATTGAAACTTCCCAAACCGCTCTTTGCAATCAAATGCACGCATTAGATCAGCGATTGTGCCGCTGGCTGCTGACATTTGCCGACCGTTTGCACAACGAAGAAATGGCTATTACTCAAGAACTTGCCAGTCAGATGTTAGGCGTTCGCCGTGCTGGAGTCACGGTGGCGGCTGCACTACTGCGCGACGCTGGACTGATCGAGTGCTCACGCGGTCGGATCACCATTGTTGACCGCGTCGGATTAGAAAATCAAGTCTGCGAGTGTTACGAAGTCATCAAAAAGGCAACTGGGCCATCGGGGTTTGAAGGACGCAAAGATGCGGAGAGTGGCAGACGTCCAGACAGTGTTCAGAGAAAAAATCAGACGCCGACTGCATCTACGATGCAGTCGGCGTCTTGA